The bacterium nucleotide sequence ATTGGGGAGCAGCAGTCCAAATCCTTAAGGCTTATTGTGAGCTAAAGGGTTGGCCACACGATGGCCATGCCAAGCTATTCCAGGATGTAGGGGAGATATCTAAAGAACTGGGTGACCAAAGGATAAGGGAACAGTTTGGTTTGGCAGGAATGTTGCATACAAACTTTTATGAAGGTTGGCTTACCAAGGAGGATGTAGAGGATTATGCCCTCCAAAGTAAAGAATTTATTAAAAAGATAAAAACCCTGATTGAAGGGGAAACACCCCGTCAAACTTCGTTTGACACCCCTCTTT carries:
- a CDS encoding PaREP1 family protein, producing the protein MNNLKAKQYIDQADKYIKEGEKELKKGDLRQGSEKYWGAAVQILKAYCELKGWPHDGHAKLFQDVGEISKELGDQRIREQFGLAGMLHTNFYEGWLTKEDVEDYALQSKEFIKKIKTLIEGETPRQTSFDTPLSEGKRR